The following coding sequences lie in one Cotesia glomerata isolate CgM1 linkage group LG5, MPM_Cglom_v2.3, whole genome shotgun sequence genomic window:
- the LOC123266318 gene encoding CD63 antigen-like isoform X1: protein MVSGGMACVKYLLFLFNLIFAITGIVFIAVGAVILAMYNDYSNFMDNWFFAAPVLMIAIGITVFLVSFFGCCGAVKEHHCMIITFSVMLLLLFALELGAGICGYMMRNEVGKMLHARLNNTMPLYKSDSKIQKSWDVMQHDFKCCGIGGSGDWANLYPNTELPNSCCHEVPFNQKCDSNSITVSTEGCMNKLKSAIEDKAVILGGVGIGIALVQLIGVIFACCLARSIRREYETVETTAH from the exons ATGGTGTCCGGAGGAATGGCTTGTGTCAAATACCTTTTATTCCTTTTCAATCTTATATTTGCA aTAACCGGAATCGTGTTTATTGCCGTTGGAGCGGTCATTCTGGCTATGTATAATGACTACAGTAATTTTATGGATAATTGGTTCTTCGCTGCACCTGTTTTGATGATTGCCATCGGGATTACAGTCTTCCTAGTATCCTTTTTCGGATGCTGTGGAGCAGTAAAAGAACATCATTGCATGATAATTACT ttCTCAGTGATGTTGCTTCTGCTGTTCGCTCTGGAGCTCGGCGCAGGTATCTGCGGCTACATGATGCGCAATGAAGTAGGCAAGATGTTGCACGCTCGTCTAAACAACACCATGCCCCTGTACAAGTCGGATTCAAAGATCCAGAAGTCTTGGGATGTTATGCAGCACGAT ttcaAATGCTGTGGTATTGGGGGATCTGGAGACTGGGCTAATTTATACCCCAACACTGAACTACCAAACTCGTGCTGCCATGAAGTTCCATTCAACCAAAAGTGTGATTCAAACTCAATTACTGTTAGTACAGAGGGatgtatgaataaattaaaaagcgCTATTGAAGACAAAGCAGTCATTCTTGGAGGCGTTGGTATTGGTATAGCTCTTGTTcag ttaaTTGGAGTTATATTCGCTTGCTGTCTAGCTCGATCGATTCGTCGTGAATATGAGACTGT TGAAACCACGGCACACTGA
- the LOC123266318 gene encoding CD63 antigen-like isoform X2: protein MVSGGMACVKYLLFLFNLIFAITGIVFIAVGAVILAMYNDYSNFMDNWFFAAPVLMIAIGITVFLVSFFGCCGAVKEHHCMIITFSVMLLLLFALELGAGICGYMMRNEVGKMLHARLNNTMPLYKSDSKIQKSWDVMQHDFKCCGIGGSGDWANLYPNTELPNSCCHEVPFNQKCDSNSITVSTEGCMNKLKSAIEDKAVILGGVGIGIALVQLIGVIFACCLARSIRREYETVTQN, encoded by the exons ATGGTGTCCGGAGGAATGGCTTGTGTCAAATACCTTTTATTCCTTTTCAATCTTATATTTGCA aTAACCGGAATCGTGTTTATTGCCGTTGGAGCGGTCATTCTGGCTATGTATAATGACTACAGTAATTTTATGGATAATTGGTTCTTCGCTGCACCTGTTTTGATGATTGCCATCGGGATTACAGTCTTCCTAGTATCCTTTTTCGGATGCTGTGGAGCAGTAAAAGAACATCATTGCATGATAATTACT ttCTCAGTGATGTTGCTTCTGCTGTTCGCTCTGGAGCTCGGCGCAGGTATCTGCGGCTACATGATGCGCAATGAAGTAGGCAAGATGTTGCACGCTCGTCTAAACAACACCATGCCCCTGTACAAGTCGGATTCAAAGATCCAGAAGTCTTGGGATGTTATGCAGCACGAT ttcaAATGCTGTGGTATTGGGGGATCTGGAGACTGGGCTAATTTATACCCCAACACTGAACTACCAAACTCGTGCTGCCATGAAGTTCCATTCAACCAAAAGTGTGATTCAAACTCAATTACTGTTAGTACAGAGGGatgtatgaataaattaaaaagcgCTATTGAAGACAAAGCAGTCATTCTTGGAGGCGTTGGTATTGGTATAGCTCTTGTTcag ttaaTTGGAGTTATATTCGCTTGCTGTCTAGCTCGATCGATTCGTCGTGAATATGAGACTGT AACACAAAATTGA
- the LOC123266319 gene encoding ubiquitin-conjugating enzyme E2-24 kDa, translated as MSSGAGSSGTGRGRGSSLADNKPENKEAKPNPKMSKALGTSAKRIQKELAEITLDPPPNCSAGPKGDNLYEWVSTILGPPGSVYEGGVFFLDIHFSPEYPFKPPKVTFRTRIYHCNINSQGVICLDILKDNWSPALTISKVLLSICSLLTDCNPADPLVGSIASQYLQNREEHDRIARLWTKRYAT; from the exons atgtCTTCTGGAGCTGGATCCAGTGGTACTGGGCGAGGAAGAGGCTCCTCGTTGGCGGACAATAAGCCGGAGAATAAGGAAGCCAAGCCAAATCCTAAAATGTCAAAGGCATTGGGTACTTCAGCTAAAAG AATACAAAAAGAATTAGCAGAAATAACTCTGGACCCTCCGCCAAACTGCAGTGCAGGCCCTAAGGGAGATAACTTATATGAATGGGTGTCTACTATCTTGGGTCCACCCGGGTCAGTCTATGAAGGAGGTGTCTTTTTTTTGGACATTCATTTTTCTCCGGAGTATCCTTTCAAACCTCCAAAA GTAACATTTCGAACACGTATTTATCACTGCAACATCAACAGCCAAGGTGTCATCTGTCTTGATATACTTAAAGATAACTGGTCTCCCGCATTAACCATCTCCAAGGTTCTTCTGTCCATCTGCTCACTCCTTACAGATTGTAATCCAG CGGATCCTTTGGTTGGTAGTATAGCATCACAATATCTCCAAAATCGAGAAGAACATGATCGTATAGCACGACTTTGGACGAAACGGTATGCTACATGA
- the LOC123266317 gene encoding RING-type E3 ubiquitin-protein ligase PPIL2, which yields MGKRQHQKDKMYLTYTEWTTLYGGKKSGENSETSEDSTFRRLPFNHCCVSLQPFEHPYCDPDGNVFELEPILTYVKHFKHNPVTGKPFDVKKLIKLNFTINSAGEYHCPVLFKVFSKFSHIVAVKTTGNVFSWEAVEQLNIKTRNWKDLINDQPFTRADLITIQNPTDASKFNLSRFHHIKNNLRVEDEETIRERNDPNAKLKTVSAETSDILAELKRDYKPPEQKEEIVKATADKFNAAHYSTGAVAAGFTSTVMPRETVHQAAIIADDLVRYERVKKKGYVRLVTNFGTLNLELHCDIVPKTCENFLKHCQTGYYDNTKFHRSIRNFMIQGGDPTNTGNGGKSIWDAPFADEFKPNLTHQGRGILSMANSGPNTNGSQFFITFRSCRHLDRKHTVFGKIVGGLDTLNAMEKIEVDNKDRPIEDIIILRANVFVDPFQEADEQLAAERAAELEKAAQEAKNKLAVNKNKEQKNVLKAYHSGVGKFINIAKETEVAESNVPVKKKKKLTSSVGNFSSW from the exons atggggAAACGACAGCATCAAAAGGATAAAAt GTACCTGACGTACACAGAATGGACGACTCTTTACGGAGGAAAAAAGTCGGGCGAGAATTCAGAGACCAGTGAAGACTCAACCTTCCGAAGATTGCCTTTCAATCATTGCTGTGTCAGCTTGCAACCATTTGAGCATCCGTATTGCGACCCCGATGGCAATGTTTTTGAATTAGAACCTATATTAACATATGTAAAACATTTTAAACACAATCCTGTAACAGGAAAGCCATTTGAtgttaaaaaacttattaagTTGAATTTCACTATAAATTCTGCTGGAGAGTATCATTGTCCTGTACTctttaaagttttttcaaaGTTCTCGCATATTGTCGCTGTAAAAACAACTGGAAATGTTTTCTCTTGGGAAGCTGTTGAacaattgaatattaaaacgAGAAATTGGaaggatttaattaatgaCCAGCCATTTACTCGCGCTGATCTTATTACTATCCAAAATCCTACCGATgctagtaaatttaatttatctagATTTcatcatattaaaaataatttgaggGTTGAAGATGAAG aaACTATTAGAGAGCGTAATGATCCAAACGCTAAACTTAAGACAGTCTCAGCAGAGACAAGTGACATATTGGCAGAGCTTAAGAGGGATTATAAACCTCCTGagcaaaaagaagaaatagtaAAAGCAACAGCTGATAAATTTAATGCG gcTCATTACTCAACTGGCGCGGTAGCAGCAGGTTTTACTTCCACAGTAATGCCAAGAGAAACAGTTCATCAAGCAGCAATTATAGCTGATGACTTAGTTAGATATGAAAGAGTTAAAAAGAAAGGATATGTGAGATTAGTTACGAATTTTGGTACGCTAAATCTCGAGCTTCATTGCGATATTGTACCAAAAACctgtgaaaattttcttaaacatTGTCAAACTGGTTATTATGATAATACTAAATTTCATCGATCGATAAGAAATTTTATG attcaaGGTGGAGATCCTACTAACACTGGTAATGGTGGCAAATCTATTTGGGATGCACCATTTGCCGATGAATTTAAACCAAATTTAACTCACCAAGGAAGAGGTATTCTTTCGATGGCAAATTCTGGACCAAATACAAATGGATcacaatt tttcataacTTTTCGGTCGTGTCGACACTTAGATCGCAAGCATACAGTTTTCGGCAAAATTGTTGGCGGTTTGGATACTTTGAATGCTATGGAAAAAATAGAAGTTGACAATAAAGATCGACCTATTGAAGATATCATCATTCTTCGCGCAAACGTTTTTGTGGATCCTTTTCAAGAAGCTGATGAACAATTAGCAGCTGAAAGAGCTGCTGAGTTAGAAAAAGCTGCTCAAgaagctaaaaataaattagcggttaacaaaaataaagaacaaaaaaatgttttaaaggCTTATCATTCTGGtgttggaaaatttataaatattgctaAAGAAACaga agTTGCGGAGTCAAATGTTCCagttaagaagaaaaaaaaattgacatccTCTGTCGGAAATTTTTCATCGTGGTAA
- the LOC123265285 gene encoding uncharacterized protein LOC123265285 codes for MAALSANKNIEIFYKAIADKKIDIIKQCLKDEILMIITDRCVRPPLHQAIWSGSKEIVELILKEVDDIDRVDSFGRSALHIAVQNGYEDIVPILLNEGANINITCRRKKPALSYAIDRIDSLRHELSKQRNHKNNLIFRYHHDLYQYIQIAEYIEEYLIKLEAMNLYISHENYKLITGYMNIEYEEEEYANMELDINFVPKNLHQKCEEEFNVIKNEKIKGYNISFYDILIDYTFDDNQLSKFAKILFGENFDYKRKFKLYYGIIKNRLKRGIERNKLLLHYDLEFNGKNDYYFFGDIQLPIYCITAILKYLGNEDLKILIEADRLPSSSECSVISSKIEGQNIVTNKRKIDGKEEIETKKICLIKKHPSPLKK; via the coding sequence ATGGCTGCGTTAtctgcaaataaaaatatagaaatattttacaaagcaattgctgataaaaaaatagatattatAAAGCAGTGCTTGAAAgatgaaatattaatgataatcacGGATCGATGTGTCAGACCGCCACTTCACCAAGCAATTTGGAGCGGGAGTAAAGAAATAgtcgaattaattttaaaagaagttGATGATATTGATCGCGTGGATTCATTTGGAAGATCAGCGTTGCACATTGCGGTACAAAATGGATACGAAGACATCGTACCGATTTTATTGAACGAAGGTGCTAACATCAACATCACATGCAGAAGAAAAAAACCTGCTTTGAGTTATGCCATCGATAGAATTGATTCACTTCGTCACGAACTTTCCAAGCAaagaaatcataaaaataatcttatctTCAGATATCACCACGACTTGTATCAGTACATTCAAATCGCAGAATATATTGaagagtatttaataaaattagaagcTATGAATCTTTATATAAGCCATGAAAACTACAAGTTAATCACTGGCTATATGAATATCGAGtatgaagaagaagaatacGCAAATATGGAACTAGATATTAATTTCgttccaaaaaatttgcaTCAAAAATGTGAAGAagaatttaatgttattaaaaatgaaaagattAAAGGCtacaatatttctttttatgatattttaattgattatacTTTTGATGATAATCAGCTATCAAAATTtgcgaaaattttattcggtgaaaattttgattataaacgcaaatttaaattgtattatggcattattaaaaatcgccTTAAAAGAGGaattgaaagaaataaattattgcttCATTACGACTTGGaatttaatggaaaaaatgattattacttttttgGAGATATTCAATTACCAATTTATTGTATCACTgccattttaaaatatcttggGAATgaagatttgaaaattttaattgaagctGATCGATTACCAAGCTCTTCTGAATGTTCAgttatttcttcaaaaattgaagGCCAAAATATTGTTACTAATAAGAGAAAAATAGATggaaaagaagaaatagaaacaaaaaaaatttgtttgataaaaaaacacCCGAGTCccctgaaaaaataa